One region of Candidatus Bathyarchaeia archaeon genomic DNA includes:
- a CDS encoding cation:proton antiporter — protein MVAEIEFVTDITIIVVVASLITVLFHQIKQPTILGYLVAGMAFGSSISPFVLVKNVDAIRLLAELGVILLLFFLGLEFSVKKLRNVSLVAMVTGGIEMPLMIAIGYYLGILFGWSPMDSIFLGAIICVSSTAILVKVLEDMKCMQELSSQIIFGILVVEDFGIIIIIAILSGIGTMGTVSYLEVGGIILKLAIFVGAFLTLGHALIPRLIDYIAKFHVAEVLVLAVLGLCFGAALSTFWLGFSTAAGAFLVGAVLAESRHAGEIARLTQPIRNMFAALFFISIGMLFDFSVFMPLLIPALIITLVNIAGKIFTCSLGTLLSGYDGKTALRVGMGKSNVGEFSFVVAKIGKDSGVASGFLYPISIFVAVVTTLFTPYFIKKSPQIASSISKFAPKGLKTYLSNYTVWMYNLRQAAGGRGSASIALRRTIRRIFADISVIALIVILLQIAYTHVSGQFAFYEAYLDIILAGVATALVAPFVMMMLRNLGRLTDLAGELLKSKASPYNQSGDRYTHRIAQNLIRVLVIVIIIVFSIVVTPLLIAPLFSRLTKSIIIFLAIASLVALYLSREYLSGVYDKVEALYHKILSKEENESTHAEEEESI, from the coding sequence TTGGTTGCCGAGATCGAGTTTGTCACTGATATCACTATCATTGTGGTGGTAGCTTCTCTTATCACAGTTCTATTCCACCAAATTAAACAGCCGACGATTTTGGGCTATCTGGTTGCAGGGATGGCCTTCGGCTCCTCAATATCACCATTCGTTCTTGTTAAAAATGTCGACGCCATCAGGCTACTGGCAGAGCTGGGTGTAATCCTTCTTCTTTTCTTCCTCGGCCTAGAGTTCAGCGTAAAGAAACTCCGAAATGTGAGCCTCGTAGCGATGGTTACAGGTGGAATCGAGATGCCCCTGATGATCGCTATTGGTTACTATCTTGGCATCTTATTCGGCTGGTCGCCTATGGACTCTATCTTCTTAGGCGCCATAATCTGCGTCAGCAGTACAGCTATCCTGGTCAAAGTCTTGGAGGATATGAAGTGTATGCAGGAACTCTCCTCCCAGATTATATTCGGCATATTAGTCGTTGAAGACTTCGGCATCATTATAATCATCGCAATCCTTTCAGGTATAGGAACAATGGGTACCGTATCGTACCTTGAAGTTGGTGGAATCATCCTAAAGTTGGCGATATTCGTCGGTGCCTTCTTAACACTCGGCCATGCGCTCATACCCAGGCTTATTGATTATATTGCAAAGTTTCATGTAGCTGAGGTGCTTGTCCTCGCTGTTCTGGGGCTGTGTTTCGGAGCTGCCCTATCCACCTTCTGGTTAGGTTTCTCCACCGCCGCTGGAGCCTTTCTGGTAGGGGCGGTTCTCGCGGAGTCTAGGCATGCTGGCGAAATTGCGAGGTTGACGCAACCTATTAGAAATATGTTCGCAGCCCTTTTCTTCATATCGATAGGGATGTTATTCGACTTTTCAGTATTTATGCCTCTATTGATACCCGCATTGATTATAACTCTGGTAAACATCGCGGGCAAGATTTTTACCTGTAGCCTCGGAACTCTTCTGAGCGGATATGATGGTAAGACTGCCCTACGGGTCGGCATGGGGAAGTCGAATGTGGGGGAGTTCTCTTTCGTCGTAGCAAAGATCGGGAAAGACTCCGGAGTGGCCAGCGGCTTCCTCTATCCAATCTCCATATTCGTAGCGGTTGTAACAACCCTTTTCACACCCTACTTCATAAAGAAGTCTCCACAAATAGCTAGCAGCATATCTAAGTTTGCCCCCAAAGGCTTGAAAACCTACTTATCAAACTATACTGTCTGGATGTACAACCTGAGACAGGCGGCTGGAGGCCGAGGCTCTGCCTCTATCGCCCTTAGAAGGACCATCCGGAGGATCTTCGCCGACATTTCAGTCATCGCCCTTATCGTAATCCTACTTCAGATTGCATACACCCATGTTAGCGGGCAGTTCGCCTTCTATGAGGCGTATTTGGACATAATTCTCGCAGGTGTCGCAACTGCCTTAGTCGCCCCTTTCGTAATGATGATGCTCCGCAACCTTGGACGCTTAACAGATCTCGCCGGTGAACTCCTCAAGTCGAAGGCTTCTCCTTATAATCAAAGCGGAGACAGATATACGCATCGTATCGCTCAAAACCTCATTAGAGTTCTCGTGATTGTGATTATCATTGTATTCTCGATAGTAGTTACCCCCTTATTGATTGCCCCATTATTCAGCCGGTTAACAAAATCAATCATTATATTCCTAGCAATAGCCTCTTTGGTGGCCCTTTACCTATCCAGGGAATATTTAAGTGGAGTCTACGATAAAGTAGAGGCCTTATACCATAAGATCCTCTCCAAAGAAGAGAACGAGTCTACACACGCAGAAGAAGAGGAGTCAATTTGA
- a CDS encoding HD domain-containing protein, producing the protein MSLVELILRFSQLKRHLRTGWLTKGIGRGDVESIAEHTLRTAFIAMLLVDLETPKLKVDSDLILRMAIIHDLPEVILKDIDKEAWSYLSPNSKTKREVEKAVLADLFAEIPAELRERYWEIWRQYREGDSVETKIVEAADKLEMAFQAYEYTQLGYPGRLTEDMWMDAEKKICSLELTSARKLLDELKEKMR; encoded by the coding sequence ATGAGTCTAGTGGAACTTATTCTGAGATTCAGCCAACTTAAACGCCACCTGCGAACCGGTTGGCTGACGAAGGGCATTGGAAGAGGGGATGTGGAGTCAATAGCTGAGCACACGCTTAGAACAGCCTTCATAGCTATGCTCCTCGTCGACCTGGAGACTCCGAAGCTTAAGGTAGACTCCGATCTGATCCTTAGAATGGCTATCATCCATGACCTCCCAGAAGTAATACTGAAGGATATAGATAAGGAGGCTTGGAGCTACCTGAGCCCTAACTCCAAGACGAAGCGGGAGGTTGAGAAAGCCGTACTTGCTGATCTCTTCGCGGAAATTCCGGCAGAGCTGCGGGAGAGATACTGGGAGATCTGGAGGCAGTATAGGGAGGGAGACTCGGTTGAGACAAAAATAGTTGAGGCTGCTGACAAATTGGAGATGGCCTTCCAAGCCTACGAGTATACGCAGCTCGGCTACCCCGGAAGACTTACAGAGGATATGTGGATGGATGCTGAGAAGAAGATTTGCTCCTTAGAGCTCACGTCAGCCAGAAAGCTTCTAGACGAACTAAAAGAGAAGATGCGTTAA